TTCGCGGCTGAAGCCCGCAGCTCAATGACGCTGAGTGAGCAGTCAGGGGGCGACCTGATCATCCCCTCGACAAGCGCAACGGCAAGGCGCCCAGCGTCGCCAGCATTCGCCCTCGGCCGCACCCTTTGGCCGTGGGACCGCCGGCCCTCCCCGCCAGGCCGAACGTCACTGGTCGCCGGAGCGGCGCAGTGCTGTCATGGGTAGGGAAGACGGCGTGGACGAGCACGGCAGGGCCGCGGAGGCCGGCGCGCCGCGTCGTCCGCCCGGGCAGTCCGACCGCGGCTGCCTCGTCGCAATGCGGAGGAGGGCCGATGCCATGCTGCACCGCCGCACGGTCGGCGACGTGATGACCGAGGAGGTCGTCACCCTTCGCCCCAACACACCGATCCAGGAGGTCGCCGCCCTGCTGGACGCGAACGACATCGTCGCGGCCCCGGTCGTCGACGAGGTTGGCGCCCCCATCGGCGTCGTGTCCGCGTCCGACATGCTGCGGCACGAGACCGGCATGCCCGATCCGCAGGGGCGGCACGGGAACGACGAGCGCGCCTGGGGCAAGGCCCGGGCCCGGACCGCGGGCGCGCTCATGAGCAGCCCCGTCTTCACCGCCCGCGCCGACTGGACGATCCCCCGGGCCGCGCGGGAACTCCGCAGTCGCCACGTCAAGCAACTGCCGGTGGTCGGCGACGACGGGCTCCTCACCGGCATCGTCAGCCGCAGCGACCTGCTCGACGCCTTCATCCGCTCCGACGTCGAGATCCGCAGCGAGGTCGAGCAGGACGTCCTGGGACGCATCCTCGGCCTGGACGAAGGCACCGTCGCGGTCGAGGTCCACGACGGGGTCGTCACCCTGCGGGGCCACGTTCCGGAACCGCGTCTCGTCCCAGTGGTCGTGGGCCTCTGCCAGGGCGTCGACGGCGTCGTCGCCGTGGACGCCCACCTCGCCGCCACCCGACAGGGCTAGCTAGCCCTGTCGTCAAACTCCCGCCCCTCGGGGCCTGCCCGGCCCTCGGGAGACTGGTGGCCTCGCATGGGCGCGCTTCCTTGCAGGTTGCCCGTCTCATCCGTGGGTGCCAGCTCCCCGCGACACAGCTTTCCGGCCGCACCGACGGCCGTTGGTATCAGTCGTGCGGTACGACCGCGACGGGGGCCACGGAGTGGTGCAGAACCCCGTGAGTGACAGCGCCGATGTGGGTGTCGATCCGCGAGCGGCGGTTCCGGCGTCCCACCACGACCAGCCGGGCGTCGCGGGATGCCTCGGCCAGATCTTGCGCCGCCCGTCCCTGGCTGCTCCGACGGAAGACGGGTACGGCGGGGTACTTCTCCGTCCAGGGCGCGAGCGCGTCGTCAAGCGCCTGCTGCCGCTCCTGCCCGATGTCGGCCAACAACGTCGGCAGGAGGCCCGCCATGTCGGGCCCGTGCACAGCAGGCATTTGCCAGCTGTGCAGCACGTGCAGGCGGCAGCCGTATCGTTCGGCTGCGGTGAAGGCGAACTCGATCGTCTCGTCGCTCGGCGGGTACACGTCCAGTCCCAGGAGGACATCACCGGCCGGCCGAGAGTTCCCGGGCGCCGGGGCGTTGTGAGCACGTACGAGGATGGCCGGACGCCGCATCCG
This portion of the Streptomyces sp. NBC_01750 genome encodes:
- a CDS encoding CBS domain-containing protein, producing MLHRRTVGDVMTEEVVTLRPNTPIQEVAALLDANDIVAAPVVDEVGAPIGVVSASDMLRHETGMPDPQGRHGNDERAWGKARARTAGALMSSPVFTARADWTIPRAARELRSRHVKQLPVVGDDGLLTGIVSRSDLLDAFIRSDVEIRSEVEQDVLGRILGLDEGTVAVEVHDGVVTLRGHVPEPRLVPVVVGLCQGVDGVVAVDAHLAATRQG
- a CDS encoding universal stress protein translates to MSRTVTVGFDGSRESLAAVDWAAEEALRRGIPLKLLHVWSKDEERRARVDPATARGWGQRTLRITERRLRRRHCGLSVVTAWVPGDSADALCAAGDESDLLVLGSRGLSGLVGFLAGSVSLAVLARMRRPAILVRAHNAPAPGNSRPAGDVLLGLDVYPPSDETIEFAFTAAERYGCRLHVLHSWQMPAVHGPDMAGLLPTLLADIGQERQQALDDALAPWTEKYPAVPVFRRSSQGRAAQDLAEASRDARLVVVGRRNRRSRIDTHIGAVTHGVLHHSVAPVAVVPHD